One window of the Oncorhynchus nerka isolate Pitt River unplaced genomic scaffold, Oner_Uvic_2.0 unplaced_scaffold_4025, whole genome shotgun sequence genome contains the following:
- the LOC135566606 gene encoding putative zinc finger protein 876 isoform X2 has product MEEPPVVEAGTKSVMERLTQPVETVEQAVEIEEQPIVTESAAPEEWELGQPEDAQKATHVDDVAASDRKNIPPKKNRMEPLKMDMSRLPKMVTPLTSSQISLQCLECHIIFSDHKSKERHLKQSHPAEYEQCMLGDALFACYVCDRHFTNSSDLMLHQRAHTEKTPFKCPICGEAFSRSSELTLHKKLHFGLYGYTCADCGKPCKTLTLLKYHRRTHTGERPYACKECGKRFSMSKALQKHALAHLPEGMKGDVGGITPPMKAQLKKNSGEC; this is encoded by the exons ATGGAGGAACCTCCAGTAGTGGAGGCAGGAACCAAGTCGGTCATGGAGCGCTTGACACAGCCAGTGGAGACAGTTGAACAAGCAGTAGAAATCGAGGAACAACCAATCGTTACAG AGTCTGCTGCTCCTGAAGAGTGGGAACTGGGTCAACCTGAGGATGCACAGAAGGCGACCCATGTGGATGACGTGGCCGCTAGTGACAGAAAAAATATTCCCCCCAAGAAGAACCGAATGGAGCCACTTAAGATGGACATGTCCAGGCTGCCAAAAATGGTGACTCCGCTCACAT CTTCCCAGATCTCTCTGCAGTGCCTGGAGTGTCACATCATCTTCAGCGACCACAAGAGCAAAGAGCGCCACCTCAAGCAGAGTCACCCGGCAGAGTATGAGCAGTGCATGCTGGGGGATGCCCTGTTTGCCTGCTACGTCTGCGACCGCCACTTCACCAACTCCAGTGACCTCATGCTTCATCAGCGTGCACACACGGAAAAGACGCCCTTCAAGTGCCCCATCTGTGGTGAGGCCTTCAGCCGTTCCTCTGAGCTCACCCTCCATAAGAAGCTTCACTTCGGCCTGTACGGATACACCTGCGCAGACTGTGGAAAACCCTGCAAGACACTCACCTTACTGAAGTATCACCGCCGCACGCACACAGGGGAGAGGCCCTATGCGTGTAAGGAGTGTGGCAAGAGGTTTAGCATGTCCAAGGCCCTCCAGAAACACGCACTAGCGCATTTGCCGGAAGGAATGAAAGGAGACGTTGGAGGGATCACACCACCGATGAAGGCACAGCTAAAGAAGAATAGTGGTGAGTGCTGA
- the LOC135566606 gene encoding zinc finger protein 263-like isoform X1 codes for MEEPPVVEAGTKSVMERLTQPVETVEQAVEIEEQPIVTGEQCMETEEQPMSELLPATVEEALECVSDPTASTEIILELSAVPLESAAPEEWELGQPEDAQKATHVDDVAASDRKNIPPKKNRMEPLKMDMSRLPKMVTPLTSSQISLQCLECHIIFSDHKSKERHLKQSHPAEYEQCMLGDALFACYVCDRHFTNSSDLMLHQRAHTEKTPFKCPICGEAFSRSSELTLHKKLHFGLYGYTCADCGKPCKTLTLLKYHRRTHTGERPYACKECGKRFSMSKALQKHALAHLPEGMKGDVGGITPPMKAQLKKNSGEC; via the exons ATGGAGGAACCTCCAGTAGTGGAGGCAGGAACCAAGTCGGTCATGGAGCGCTTGACACAGCCAGTGGAGACAGTTGAACAAGCAGTAGAAATCGAGGAACAACCAATCGTTACAGGTGAACAATGCATGGAAACTGAAGAACAACCAATGAGTGAACTGCTACCTGCCACAGTAGAAGAGGCTTTGGAGTGTGTCTCAGACCCCACTGCTTCTACAGAGATAATACTTGAACTATCCGCTGTTCCTCTAGAGTCTGCTGCTCCTGAAGAGTGGGAACTGGGTCAACCTGAGGATGCACAGAAGGCGACCCATGTGGATGACGTGGCCGCTAGTGACAGAAAAAATATTCCCCCCAAGAAGAACCGAATGGAGCCACTTAAGATGGACATGTCCAGGCTGCCAAAAATGGTGACTCCGCTCACAT CTTCCCAGATCTCTCTGCAGTGCCTGGAGTGTCACATCATCTTCAGCGACCACAAGAGCAAAGAGCGCCACCTCAAGCAGAGTCACCCGGCAGAGTATGAGCAGTGCATGCTGGGGGATGCCCTGTTTGCCTGCTACGTCTGCGACCGCCACTTCACCAACTCCAGTGACCTCATGCTTCATCAGCGTGCACACACGGAAAAGACGCCCTTCAAGTGCCCCATCTGTGGTGAGGCCTTCAGCCGTTCCTCTGAGCTCACCCTCCATAAGAAGCTTCACTTCGGCCTGTACGGATACACCTGCGCAGACTGTGGAAAACCCTGCAAGACACTCACCTTACTGAAGTATCACCGCCGCACGCACACAGGGGAGAGGCCCTATGCGTGTAAGGAGTGTGGCAAGAGGTTTAGCATGTCCAAGGCCCTCCAGAAACACGCACTAGCGCATTTGCCGGAAGGAATGAAAGGAGACGTTGGAGGGATCACACCACCGATGAAGGCACAGCTAAAGAAGAATAGTGGTGAGTGCTGA